TGACCGGGAATTCGTATCCGGCTTGGCCACCCGCATCATCGAGATCTTGCCCGATGGTGAAATCGTCGACTACCGCGGCGGCTACGAGGATTACCTGGAGTCGCGCGGCGTCCAGGCCTGAACCGCGGATTGCGCTGGGGCCGGGATGACGGTGTGGCACGCCAGGGCGTCGGGCGCGGCATGCCGGCAACATCACAATGTGAAATCTGGTGCGCCGCACCAGATTTTCGGCCGGCTGCGCTACACTAGGGAAAACCCTTAGTCAAGCGTCGCTTTTTTTCTCATGTCCGTTTCCCGTTCCGCGCCGTCCCATCCCGCGGCGATTACCTTGCAGGTGATCTCCATCGTGGTCTTCACCTTCCTGTGCTACCTGATGATCGGCCTGCCGATGGCGGTCCTGCCCGGCTATGTCCATGGCGACCTGGGTTATGGATCCGTCCTGGCCGGCCTGGTGATCAGTATCCAGTACGTTGCGACGCTGCTCAGCCGCTCCCATGCCGGCCGCATGGCCGATACCGTCGGCCCGAAGCAGACGGCGATGATCGGCCTGGCCGCGTGCACCGCCAGCGGCGGCTTGATGCTCGTAGCCAATCTTTTGTCCCACATGCCCGCGCTCAGTTTGGCCGCATTGATGGCCGGCCGCCTGGTCCTGGGCTTCGGTGAGAGCTGGGTCGGCACGGGCTGCATCATGTGGGGAATCGGCCGCGTGGGTTCGGCGCATACGGCCAAGGTGATTTCCTGGAGCGGGATCTGTACCTATGGCGCGCTGGCGATCGGCGCCCCGCTGGGCGTGCAACTGCAGACGCATTGGGGTTTCGGTGCCGTGGGCGCTGCCGTGCTGGCCGCCGGCGTGTTGGGTTTGGCGCTGGCCGCGCCGCGCGCCAAGGTCGCCGTGGTGGGCGGCGTCCGCATGGCGTTTTCGCAGGTGGTGGCACGCGTGCTGCCGCACGGCCTGGCCCTGGGACTGGCCTCGGTGGGGTTCGGCTCCATCGCCGCGTTCGTCACGCTTTACTACGCGTCGCACCACTGGTCGGGCGCCGCCCTGTCCCTGAGCATATTCGGCACCTTTTTCGTCGGCACGCGC
Above is a genomic segment from Bordetella genomosp. 11 containing:
- a CDS encoding MFS transporter, encoding MSVSRSAPSHPAAITLQVISIVVFTFLCYLMIGLPMAVLPGYVHGDLGYGSVLAGLVISIQYVATLLSRSHAGRMADTVGPKQTAMIGLAACTASGGLMLVANLLSHMPALSLAALMAGRLVLGFGESWVGTGCIMWGIGRVGSAHTAKVISWSGICTYGALAIGAPLGVQLQTHWGFGAVGAAVLAAGVLGLALAAPRAKVAVVGGVRMAFSQVVARVLPHGLALGLASVGFGSIAAFVTLYYASHHWSGAALSLSIFGTFFVGTRLLLGRTIERLGGFRVAILSIGVEILGLLLLWLAGSPAMALVGAALTGSGFSLVFPSLGVEAVSRVPAANRGAALGAYSAFFDLSLGITGPVAGLIVSGFGYSAIFLFASLAAAIAVSIAWALQRTAASASMAGRSTPRDGAPLAPASTRGGPAIPGVQSAVGGSPVPAGGD